From Actinomycetota bacterium:
GCCGATCGCCTTCATGCTGCTGTTCGTCTATGTGTTCGGCGGCGCGATCAGCTCAGGGTCGGATTCGTATGTGGACTACCTGCTGCCCGGCATCCTGCTCGTCACGATCGCCTCGAGCATCTCCTACACTGCCTTCCGGCTTTTTATGGACATGAAGAGCGGCATCTTCGAGCGATTCCAGTCCATGCCGATCGCACGGTCGTCGGTGCTCTGGGCGCACGTGCTGACCTCGCTGGTCGCCAGTCTGATCTCGGTCGTGGTCGTCGTGGGTGTCGCCCTCCTCATGGGCTTCCGCTCCGGGGCAGGCGTGCTTGCCTGGCTCGCGGTCGCCGGCATCCTGATCCTGTTCACCTTGGCGTTGACCTGGCTCGCCGTCATCGCCGGCCTGTCGGCGAAGACCGTGGACGGCGCGAGCGCGTTCTCCTACCCGCTGATCTTCCTGCCGTTCATCAGCTCGGCGTTCGTCGCCACCGCAACCATGCCCGGACCGGTGCGCGCCTTCGCCGAGAACCAGCCGGTGACGTCCATCGTCAACACGATCCGCGACTTGTACGCGCAGCAGCCCGTCAGCACCGACATCTGGATCGCCCTGGCCTGGTGTGTCGGCATCCTCATCGTCGCGTACGCCCTCGCCATGGCCACCTACCACCGCAAGATCGCCTAAGGATGTGTCCACGGCGGGCATGCTCCGGGGGCCACGGCACCGGGTCACCGAACGGCGGCCAGTTGCCACCGACGGCGCGCCTGCAAGAAGAACGGCCGCAGCAACGTACGATATCGGGGGATGATCGACTCGCCTTGTTCGGCAAGGGATGTGCTCGGAGAAGTCTGGATCGAGGCGTCTACATCAGCCGGCTGACCAGCAGTTTCAGGTCGCTGACGGTCGTGCGGTGATGAGCGTGTCGAGCCGCACAGCGGTCCACTGAGCACATCCCTTCCAGGAAGCGACGAGGCGTTGCGGTTCGGGTCTTTGGGCCTGAGCGGATGCGGTCATCGACGTCCGCGGCCTTGAGTGCATCCAGGACCTCCAGCAGTGCCGACTGGTCAAGGACCACCGTGCGGTGTGCCCGTTCGCGCGCACTATCGGTCTGGTCTCGCTGACCATCGCACGGTGAACGCTTCGACGCAGACAGCCACGTCGTTGAGGCCTCGCTACCTCCATCACTCGGTGGGACGCCACCCGGAATACTGGGGAGCTTCTCTTGGCCGTCGGTTCCCGTGTTGTGTCCGATGCCACCAAGCTCGGCTCTGTGGCGTGCTTCTCTGTGTGCTCATATTGGAGAGACGGAGGCGATGACTGCCGGCGGCAGCTTCGAGGAGTTCTACACCGGAGCGGTCAGCCGGCTCCTCGGCCAGCTGTTCCTGGTGACCGGCGACCTGCATGAGGCCGAGGAGGTCGTGCAGGAGGCGTTCGCCAGGGCGTCGG
This genomic window contains:
- a CDS encoding ABC transporter permease, whose amino-acid sequence is MTKRFLGDTALLTGRSLRHITRSPDTIITTTIMPIAFMLLFVYVFGGAISSGSDSYVDYLLPGILLVTIASSISYTAFRLFMDMKSGIFERFQSMPIARSSVLWAHVLTSLVASLISVVVVVGVALLMGFRSGAGVLAWLAVAGILILFTLALTWLAVIAGLSAKTVDGASAFSYPLIFLPFISSAFVATATMPGPVRAFAENQPVTSIVNTIRDLYAQQPVSTDIWIALAWCVGILIVAYALAMATYHRKIA